A portion of the Granulosicoccus antarcticus IMCC3135 genome contains these proteins:
- a CDS encoding ABC transporter permease gives MRIFTIAQDEILRLLSTRRGVLSLFGFVLIWAGVLNYGILPASAFFAGANESGLAEALLPRLGLTAWQQWPAPELAVYWVVCLYLLPFMAIIVSADQTASDRSRGTLRFLILRCSRLEIFLGRFLGQCVIMTLVVLATLGSVMLVISLNSADLMPAAMARVPVIVINLVLLVLPYIALMAWVSVLARSARQATLYATILWLGVSLLVGFLQSRFGPLPVLDWVLPGSQVGQLLRLSDWQTLNFAAIPVLHTVILLLVGAFMMQRRDL, from the coding sequence ATGAGAATATTCACCATTGCGCAGGATGAAATCCTGCGATTGTTGTCGACCCGACGCGGCGTATTATCGCTGTTCGGGTTCGTACTGATCTGGGCAGGTGTTCTGAATTACGGCATATTGCCGGCATCGGCATTTTTTGCAGGCGCCAATGAATCCGGTCTGGCAGAGGCGCTGCTGCCCAGGCTGGGATTAACGGCCTGGCAGCAATGGCCAGCTCCTGAGCTGGCCGTCTACTGGGTTGTCTGTCTGTATCTTCTACCGTTCATGGCGATCATTGTTTCAGCCGACCAGACAGCCTCGGACCGCAGCCGTGGCACCCTGCGCTTTCTGATTTTGCGCTGTTCGCGGCTGGAGATTTTTCTCGGCCGCTTTCTGGGCCAATGCGTGATCATGACGCTAGTGGTTCTGGCAACACTGGGTAGTGTCATGTTGGTTATCAGCCTGAATTCTGCCGATCTGATGCCTGCAGCGATGGCACGTGTACCGGTGATTGTCATCAATCTTGTCTTGTTGGTCCTGCCTTATATTGCCTTGATGGCGTGGGTGTCAGTTTTGGCGCGTTCTGCCCGCCAAGCAACCTTGTACGCCACCATCTTGTGGTTGGGTGTCTCTTTGCTGGTTGGTTTTCTGCAATCACGATTTGGTCCCTTGCCTGTGCTTGACTGGGTCTTGCCAGGTTCTCAGGTAGGGCAGCTTCTGCGTTTGTCTGATTGGCAGACGCTGAATTTTGCAGCGATTCCCGTGCTGCACACGGTTATTCTGTTACTGGTGGGTGCATTCATGATGCAAAGGCGCGATCTGTAA
- the lysS gene encoding lysine--tRNA ligase yields MSDDDNQLIQQRRAKLAEQRTVGNPFPNTFRPTHQAAQLLAEHGEKEKEVLAEESVSVKVAGRMMSQRIMGKASFADLQDVSGTIQLFFHQGTLGEELYEQFKRLDLGDILGVSGTVFITKTGELSVKVLNFELMTKSLRPLPEKFHGLSDLETRYRQRYVDLMTSEETRKTFRLRSAIIAYIRDFFLERDYLEVETPMMHVIPGGAAAKPFETHHNALDMQLYLRIAPELYLKRLVVGGFDRVFEINRNFRNEGLSTRHNPEFTMIEFYQAYADYTDLMNMTETLFRGLASDVIGTLQIPSEKGDQHYDFEKPFTRLSLFDSILAYNADVTAEQLQNIESATTLARALHITVKPNWGLGKIQTEIFEATVEEKLMDPTFITLYPTEVSPLSRRNDDNPFVTDRFEMFVGGREICNGFSELNDAEDQAERFKAQVADKDAGDEEAMHYDADYVRALEYGMPPTAGQGIGIDRLVMLLTASPSIRDVVLFPHMRPEA; encoded by the coding sequence ATGAGTGACGATGACAACCAGTTGATCCAGCAACGGCGAGCCAAGCTTGCCGAACAGCGGACAGTGGGCAATCCTTTCCCCAACACCTTCCGGCCGACACATCAGGCAGCGCAATTGCTGGCTGAGCACGGTGAGAAGGAAAAAGAGGTTCTGGCTGAAGAGTCGGTGAGCGTCAAGGTTGCCGGTCGCATGATGTCTCAGCGCATCATGGGCAAGGCCAGTTTCGCCGACTTGCAGGACGTCAGTGGCACTATCCAGCTTTTCTTCCACCAAGGCACTCTGGGTGAAGAGCTATATGAGCAATTCAAGCGTCTGGACCTGGGCGATATTCTGGGTGTGAGCGGCACGGTGTTCATTACCAAGACGGGCGAATTGTCCGTCAAAGTGCTCAACTTTGAACTGATGACCAAGTCACTGCGTCCTTTGCCTGAAAAGTTTCACGGACTATCTGATCTGGAAACACGCTACCGTCAGCGCTACGTCGACCTGATGACTAGTGAGGAGACCAGAAAGACCTTCCGACTGCGTTCGGCAATCATTGCTTATATTCGAGATTTCTTTCTCGAACGTGATTATCTGGAAGTGGAAACTCCCATGATGCATGTGATTCCCGGAGGTGCTGCAGCCAAGCCGTTCGAGACTCATCACAACGCACTGGATATGCAGCTCTATCTGCGCATTGCACCGGAGTTGTATCTCAAGCGACTAGTGGTTGGTGGTTTCGATCGCGTGTTTGAGATCAACAGGAATTTTCGCAATGAGGGGCTGAGCACACGGCACAACCCCGAGTTCACCATGATTGAGTTCTATCAGGCCTACGCCGATTACACCGACCTGATGAATATGACTGAAACCTTGTTTCGGGGGCTGGCCAGTGATGTTATTGGCACCCTGCAGATACCCTCGGAAAAGGGTGATCAGCACTACGATTTCGAAAAGCCTTTTACACGGTTGAGCCTGTTTGATTCCATTCTTGCCTATAACGCAGATGTCACCGCTGAGCAGTTGCAGAACATTGAGAGTGCAACCACTCTGGCACGTGCGCTGCACATCACGGTGAAGCCTAACTGGGGCCTTGGCAAGATCCAGACAGAGATCTTCGAAGCTACGGTGGAAGAGAAGTTGATGGACCCGACTTTCATTACACTCTACCCGACAGAAGTATCGCCACTATCGCGTCGCAATGATGACAACCCTTTTGTCACAGACCGGTTCGAGATGTTCGTCGGCGGACGGGAAATCTGCAATGGCTTCTCTGAGTTGAATGATGCGGAAGATCAGGCTGAGCGTTTCAAGGCGCAAGTAGCCGACAAGGATGCGGGCGATGAAGAGGCCATGCATTACGATGCAGACTACGTGCGAGCTCTGGAATACGGCATGCCGCCGACTGCCGGGCAGGGCATTGGTATCGATCGGTTGGTCATGTTGCTGACAGCATCGCCCAGTATTCGTGATGTCGTCTTGTTTCCACATATGCGACCGGAAGCCTGA